Proteins encoded within one genomic window of Elusimicrobiota bacterium:
- a CDS encoding D-sedoheptulose 7-phosphate isomerase, which yields MRLTVKEKKKVVLTSLSSSIDVFKHTQDNCVDDIVRIAGLISCCLKNKRKVMFFGNGGSACDSQHLSAELVGRFQRTRRGLPALALNCNTAVLTALVNDLGIKQMFARQVEALAEKGDVVIGLSTSGNSVNVIHGLKQARKQGAVTVGFTGKSGGKIGSMVDVCLKIPSDVTARIQEGHIAAGHIICQLVEDELVEK from the coding sequence ATGCGGTTAACAGTTAAAGAAAAGAAAAAAGTTGTGCTAACAAGTCTTTCCTCAAGTATTGATGTATTCAAGCATACACAGGACAATTGTGTGGATGACATTGTGCGTATAGCCGGGTTGATCTCGTGTTGCTTAAAGAACAAGCGTAAAGTCATGTTTTTCGGTAACGGCGGGTCAGCGTGTGATTCTCAGCATCTATCCGCAGAACTTGTCGGGCGGTTCCAGCGCACGCGTCGCGGGTTACCGGCTTTGGCTTTAAACTGCAACACCGCAGTACTTACCGCACTGGTGAACGACCTGGGAATAAAACAAATGTTTGCCCGCCAGGTTGAAGCTCTAGCAGAGAAAGGCGATGTTGTGATCGGCCTTTCCACCAGCGGCAATTCTGTTAACGTTATTCACGGGCTGAAACAGGCACGGAAACAGGGTGCTGTGACGGTAGGATTTACTGGTAAGTCCGGCGGAAAAATTGGTTCAATGGTGGATGTCTGCCTGAAAATCCCGTCAGATGTAACAGCAAGGATACAGGAAGGGCATATTGCAGCGGGGCATATTATTTGCCAGTTGGTAGAAGATGAACTGGTGGAAAAGTAA
- the accC gene encoding acetyl-CoA carboxylase biotin carboxylase subunit — MFKKVLIANRGEIAVRIIRACKELGIKTVAIHSDADRESLHVKLADESICIGPAPVTESYLNYPSIISAAEISGADAIHPGYGFLAENTQFAGICADCNIKFIGPSKDAILKMGDKIQARETVKKAGVPVVPGTDGPINADDPNLLKIAKKIGFPLMVKARAGGGGKGMRVVQNEEALNNALLTAQAEAKSSFGNSQVYLEKYIEEPRHVEFQIVADKFGETRYLPERDCSIQRRHQKLVEESPCPAVDSKLRERMGHAAIRCAKTVGYTTVGTIEFLLDKEKNFYFLEMNTRIQVEHTVTEMITGLDLVRMQIRLAAGEKLEVGSLNTRMLGHVIECRINAEDPDLDFIPSPGKVTQFIPPGGPGVRVDTHLYSGYTIPSFYDSLLAKLIVIDKDRKRAIDRMRRALGEFVIENVKTTIPFHIKVMNDEKFQAGKVSTDFVQKRILSQ, encoded by the coding sequence ATGTTTAAAAAAGTGTTAATAGCCAACCGCGGAGAAATAGCAGTACGAATCATCCGTGCGTGTAAGGAGTTGGGGATAAAGACCGTGGCAATACATTCCGATGCCGACCGCGAGTCGTTGCATGTAAAACTTGCGGATGAATCTATTTGCATAGGCCCGGCACCTGTAACTGAAAGTTATCTTAATTACCCGAGTATAATCTCAGCTGCGGAGATCAGTGGTGCGGATGCTATTCATCCGGGCTACGGTTTTCTTGCGGAGAATACGCAGTTTGCCGGTATCTGCGCGGACTGTAATATCAAATTTATTGGCCCGTCAAAAGACGCGATACTTAAGATGGGTGATAAGATTCAAGCACGTGAAACCGTAAAAAAAGCAGGTGTACCGGTAGTACCAGGGACTGATGGCCCGATTAATGCTGACGACCCCAATCTTTTGAAGATCGCGAAAAAGATTGGGTTCCCATTAATGGTGAAAGCCCGTGCAGGCGGCGGCGGAAAGGGTATGCGTGTCGTTCAAAATGAAGAAGCGTTGAATAACGCATTACTTACTGCCCAGGCGGAAGCAAAGTCAAGTTTTGGTAATTCTCAGGTATACCTTGAAAAATATATTGAAGAACCACGGCATGTGGAGTTCCAGATTGTTGCAGATAAATTCGGGGAGACAAGATATCTCCCGGAACGCGATTGTTCAATCCAGCGTCGGCACCAGAAATTAGTGGAAGAATCACCGTGTCCCGCGGTGGACAGCAAGCTCAGGGAACGTATGGGCCACGCGGCGATACGCTGCGCAAAAACCGTGGGGTACACAACCGTCGGGACAATAGAGTTTTTATTGGATAAAGAAAAAAACTTTTATTTTCTTGAAATGAACACCAGGATACAGGTGGAACATACTGTCACTGAGATGATCACCGGGCTTGATCTTGTAAGGATGCAGATCCGTCTCGCTGCAGGTGAAAAACTGGAAGTTGGAAGTTTAAATACACGTATGCTAGGGCACGTGATTGAATGCAGGATTAACGCTGAAGACCCTGACCTTGATTTTATACCGTCACCGGGTAAAGTTACGCAGTTTATCCCCCCCGGCGGTCCTGGGGTAAGAGTTGATACGCACCTATACAGCGGGTACACCATACCGTCTTTCTATGACAGTTTACTCGCAAAACTTATTGTTATTGATAAAGACCGTAAACGCGCAATTGACCGGATGCGCCGCGCGTTAGGCGAGTTTGTGATTGAAAACGTAAAGACCACGATTCCGTTCCATATAAAAGTCATGAATGACGAAAAGTTTCAGGCAGGGAAGGTCAGTACAGACTTTGTACAAAAACGTATACTTTCGCAGTAA
- a CDS encoding biotin/lipoyl-containing protein: protein MELDNVKKFVELVKNTDIEELRWENGSTKINFRRAKDSAALAAEALERELDEKARQQKDKDKAEEAAEEKVESPKSGMIKSPIVGRFFRSLTDRPPMVLEGDHITPGQKVGIIETMKLNKDVMSNVKGKIIKIMVENSSPVEYGQDLFEVEFTADNGDKIDDKK, encoded by the coding sequence ATGGAATTAGACAACGTAAAAAAGTTTGTGGAGCTCGTAAAAAATACTGATATTGAAGAATTGCGCTGGGAAAATGGGAGTACAAAGATAAACTTCCGCCGTGCAAAAGATTCCGCAGCTCTTGCGGCGGAAGCTCTGGAGAGAGAGTTAGACGAAAAAGCGCGGCAGCAGAAAGACAAGGATAAAGCGGAAGAAGCTGCGGAAGAAAAGGTTGAATCCCCGAAAAGCGGGATGATAAAATCACCGATTGTCGGCCGGTTTTTCCGGTCACTCACTGACCGTCCCCCGATGGTACTTGAAGGCGACCATATAACCCCGGGGCAAAAGGTTGGTATCATAGAAACAATGAAGCTTAATAAAGACGTTATGTCGAATGTAAAAGGTAAAATCATTAAAATTATGGTAGAAAACAGCAGTCCTGTGGAGTACGGGCAGGATCTGTTCGAAGTAGAATTCACCGCGGATAACGGTGATAAGATTGACGATAAAAAGTGA
- the efp gene encoding elongation factor P: MAVDTSDFHNGLNIEVEGEPYTVVWFQHHKPGKGGGIMRTKMRNLRTGSTVERSFKSGERFRELSLEKRPKTYLYVENGMYYFMDQETYEQVPINKEMITNALNFIVENATLDVLYLDDKIIGVELPPKVRLKITSTAPGARGDTVANATKPATLETGYEIQVPLFIKEDEYVVIDTTTGEYVERG, translated from the coding sequence ATGGCAGTAGATACATCAGATTTTCATAATGGTTTAAACATTGAAGTGGAAGGAGAACCGTATACCGTAGTATGGTTCCAGCATCATAAACCTGGGAAAGGTGGCGGGATTATGCGCACAAAAATGCGTAATCTCCGTACAGGTTCAACGGTTGAGCGTTCGTTTAAGTCAGGGGAACGTTTCCGCGAATTATCCCTAGAAAAACGTCCCAAAACGTACTTATACGTAGAAAACGGTATGTACTATTTTATGGACCAGGAAACGTATGAACAGGTGCCGATCAATAAAGAGATGATAACTAACGCGTTGAACTTTATTGTTGAGAACGCAACGCTTGACGTTTTGTATTTAGATGACAAAATTATCGGTGTGGAATTACCTCCGAAGGTAAGGCTAAAAATCACAAGCACCGCACCCGGCGCGCGCGGTGATACCGTAGCGAATGCCACAAAACCTGCGACACTGGAAACCGGATACGAAATCCAGGTACCGTTGTTTATCAAAGAAGATGAATACGTTGTTATTGATACAACTACCGGCGAGTACGTAGAACGCGGATAA
- a CDS encoding aminopeptidase P family protein translates to MKNLKSLLSRRNKIAEYYGDTLRGVLFTSPVLTSYFTGITFSGYWLFLSSDKWYVLTPQLLYEQIRNTAGRQRGLFFKCTKDIIAGVAEIASRDNLRGVMLDFGCTTHSQARAIIEKLGPEIPVEDCTKVIREIRSVKDSVEAGFIRTAGRIADKVFTEWTRTFFRAGKTEHELAKELDTLILSYYCIPAFETIIASGPNSAYPHHVPGKRKIRENEPVILDFGVKYQGYCCDLTRTVFIGKLNKLFNKLYKVVDTAYNAGIESVRPSIPAKNVDTAVRQVVEHSGYGKRFIHGTGHGVGLEVHEAPTVSAKSADLLVKGNVITVEPGVYIPNRGGVRIENTVIITKTGCKRLT, encoded by the coding sequence ATGAAAAACTTGAAATCATTATTATCCCGCAGGAATAAGATAGCTGAGTATTATGGTGACACTTTACGCGGTGTATTATTCACTTCACCGGTACTAACTTCCTATTTCACGGGCATAACTTTTTCGGGATACTGGCTGTTTTTGTCTTCTGATAAATGGTATGTCCTGACCCCGCAGCTGCTATATGAACAGATACGCAATACCGCAGGGCGGCAACGCGGATTATTTTTTAAATGCACAAAAGATATCATAGCGGGAGTAGCGGAGATTGCATCACGCGATAATCTTCGCGGGGTAATGCTGGATTTCGGGTGTACCACTCATTCGCAGGCACGCGCAATTATTGAGAAACTAGGCCCCGAGATACCAGTTGAAGATTGTACAAAAGTTATCCGTGAGATCCGGTCAGTGAAAGATAGTGTGGAAGCCGGCTTTATCCGTACCGCAGGCCGTATTGCGGATAAGGTATTTACTGAATGGACAAGAACCTTCTTCCGTGCAGGGAAGACCGAACACGAACTTGCAAAGGAACTTGATACTTTGATACTTTCATACTACTGTATCCCCGCGTTTGAAACTATTATAGCGTCCGGCCCGAACTCCGCGTACCCGCACCACGTACCAGGAAAACGTAAAATCCGGGAAAATGAACCCGTAATACTTGATTTTGGCGTTAAATACCAGGGGTATTGTTGTGACTTGACAAGGACGGTTTTTATAGGTAAACTTAATAAACTGTTTAATAAACTATATAAGGTTGTTGATACCGCGTATAACGCAGGGATAGAATCTGTAAGACCAAGCATCCCCGCAAAAAATGTGGATACCGCGGTACGGCAGGTTGTGGAACACAGCGGGTACGGTAAACGGTTTATACACGGAACAGGTCACGGGGTGGGTTTAGAAGTTCATGAAGCTCCGACGGTAAGCGCAAAAAGCGCGGATCTTCTGGTCAAAGGTAATGTGATAACCGTAGAACCGGGTGTATATATCCCCAACCGTGGCGGGGTAAGGATTGAGAATACCGTAATCATCACAAAAACCGGGTGTAAACGGTTAACTTAA
- the aroB gene encoding 3-dehydroquinate synthase — protein MTNKVVKLNLPASRGYDIIIGKNTLESLPCVLKNRSINRVTVITDGNVNKLYGKKVESALKTAGITGKSVIPAGEKYKNLDTIKKIYAFFAAHFVERRTAVIAVGGGVVGDTAGFAAATYLRGVPVIHVPTTLLAQVDSSVGGKTGVDLAVGKNLVGAFYQPAAVVADTEVLKTLPLRELRGGLAEVVKYGVLADAGLFRILELTIGKVMGYNSGVLEQIVYRCVKIKAGIVEKDEYERYGLRAKLNLGHTFGHAVETLTGYKKYTHGEAVAIGTVVAAKTAESMGYTVKGLAVRIERLLHAYGLPTSWPKELGVEAVISAMARDKKVSDGKIKAVLPTKIGNVITGIVIDKKILTRVLVPSR, from the coding sequence ATGACAAATAAAGTTGTGAAACTCAATCTCCCCGCTTCACGCGGGTACGACATTATTATCGGCAAAAATACTCTTGAGTCACTACCCTGTGTATTGAAGAACCGTAGTATTAATAGAGTAACCGTTATTACTGACGGTAATGTAAACAAACTTTACGGGAAAAAAGTGGAATCAGCTCTAAAAACTGCCGGGATTACCGGAAAAAGTGTCATACCTGCGGGTGAGAAATACAAGAACCTTGATACTATAAAAAAAATATACGCTTTCTTTGCAGCGCATTTTGTTGAACGCCGTACAGCGGTCATTGCGGTAGGCGGCGGTGTTGTCGGTGATACTGCGGGATTTGCTGCTGCGACGTATCTCAGGGGTGTACCCGTGATACACGTTCCCACGACATTACTTGCGCAGGTAGATTCGTCGGTTGGCGGGAAAACAGGGGTTGATCTTGCGGTTGGGAAAAACCTTGTCGGTGCGTTTTATCAACCCGCGGCGGTAGTAGCGGATACTGAGGTACTAAAAACTTTACCATTACGCGAACTGCGGGGCGGCCTTGCGGAAGTAGTGAAATACGGTGTCCTCGCGGATGCCGGGTTATTCAGGATTCTGGAATTAACCATCGGGAAGGTTATGGGTTATAACTCCGGTGTTTTGGAACAAATAGTATACCGCTGCGTTAAAATTAAAGCCGGGATCGTTGAGAAGGATGAGTATGAACGTTACGGCCTCCGTGCAAAACTTAATCTCGGGCATACGTTTGGCCATGCAGTAGAAACCTTAACCGGGTACAAAAAGTATACCCACGGCGAGGCAGTGGCAATCGGGACAGTTGTTGCTGCAAAAACTGCGGAATCCATGGGCTATACCGTTAAAGGCCTTGCGGTGAGGATTGAACGTTTACTTCACGCGTATGGCTTACCTACCTCCTGGCCTAAGGAATTAGGGGTTGAGGCTGTGATATCCGCAATGGCACGCGATAAAAAAGTTTCTGATGGTAAGATAAAAGCGGTTTTACCGACAAAAATCGGGAATGTAATAACCGGGATTGTTATTGACAAAAAAATCTTAACCCGAGTACTGGTACCTTCCAGATAA
- a CDS encoding shikimate kinase yields MNIVLSGFMGTGKTAVGKELGKRLNMIVVDTDTVIEQRAGMTVSNIFASKGEPEFRKLESEVIFDLAQRDTQVITLGGGAVLRAENMYNLEYNGVVVCLTARAEVIYNRIKNDTARPLLQKPDPLAEITRLLSARESYYKRCRTMVDTSELTVKEVVDKIAEYLKK; encoded by the coding sequence ATGAATATAGTGTTATCCGGATTTATGGGTACCGGTAAGACAGCGGTAGGGAAAGAACTGGGTAAACGTTTGAATATGATAGTGGTTGATACGGATACTGTTATTGAACAACGCGCAGGGATGACGGTCTCCAATATTTTTGCGTCAAAAGGCGAACCGGAATTCCGTAAACTTGAATCCGAGGTTATATTTGACCTTGCGCAACGCGATACCCAGGTGATTACCCTCGGCGGTGGAGCTGTCCTCCGTGCGGAAAATATGTATAATCTTGAGTACAACGGCGTAGTGGTATGCCTTACCGCCCGGGCGGAGGTTATATATAACCGCATAAAAAATGATACTGCTCGGCCGTTATTACAGAAACCTGACCCGTTAGCGGAAATTACACGTTTATTATCCGCCCGGGAAAGTTATTATAAACGCTGCCGTACTATGGTTGACACATCGGAGCTAACGGTAAAAGAAGTAGTTGATAAAATAGCGGAGTACTTAAAAAAATAA
- a CDS encoding GNAT family N-acetyltransferase produces the protein MSNELEVVIVKQTERKKLIAFLDAIFRPKTPGAMYKEYTHMYRTENGMLKDNYAMYSPSHEFLAHIGLYPLDLRIGSKTVTCRGIGAVATHPSTRGKGYMTALLNHCIDEMTLRGVAMSILWGERLRYSHYGWETGGRVVSYSFTRRSLDIDRQSIKGLKVSKYNPKFNPKMEALHNTRQLRVLRQSEDYTKQFGQRIHLKTVYAENNTHSRGSAYINYRESKDSSNINVYDAAGDSMTVIQTLRWLFKKYKHVNSIVVKRQFTVHEDNRCFIDYAADWGVHSLGKVRINDLTAVLEGFIPQIEQRLRTAGFSSKVSVNFRIDNEITSLCYNGKNVVVTRKNIPGAETLTLTRCGAVRLVFNYTSTAHELCRYRISSQIYKFLSIIFPLDFYIASSDFV, from the coding sequence ATGAGTAATGAATTAGAAGTCGTGATAGTAAAACAAACTGAACGAAAAAAACTTATTGCCTTTCTTGACGCTATATTTCGCCCGAAAACACCGGGGGCAATGTATAAAGAGTATACGCATATGTACCGTACAGAGAATGGGATGTTAAAAGATAATTATGCGATGTATTCCCCATCCCACGAATTTCTCGCGCATATAGGATTGTACCCGCTGGACTTGCGTATTGGCTCAAAAACAGTTACCTGCCGAGGTATTGGCGCGGTAGCAACGCATCCAAGTACCCGAGGTAAAGGGTATATGACCGCGTTATTGAACCATTGTATTGACGAAATGACACTCCGCGGGGTTGCAATGTCAATCCTCTGGGGTGAACGGTTGAGGTACAGCCATTACGGCTGGGAAACCGGCGGGCGTGTAGTATCATACTCCTTTACCCGCAGGTCACTGGATATAGACCGCCAATCAATCAAAGGGTTGAAAGTATCAAAGTATAATCCAAAGTTCAATCCCAAGATGGAAGCGTTACATAACACCAGGCAGTTAAGGGTTCTCCGCCAGAGCGAGGATTATACAAAACAGTTCGGGCAACGGATACATCTGAAGACAGTGTATGCGGAGAACAATACACATTCCCGTGGGAGTGCTTATATTAACTACCGCGAAAGTAAAGATTCTTCAAATATCAACGTTTACGACGCTGCGGGTGATTCCATGACGGTTATCCAGACACTGCGGTGGTTATTTAAAAAGTATAAACATGTAAACAGCATTGTTGTAAAACGCCAGTTTACCGTGCATGAAGATAACCGTTGTTTTATAGACTACGCAGCGGACTGGGGTGTGCATTCTCTAGGTAAGGTGAGGATCAATGATTTAACAGCGGTACTGGAAGGTTTTATCCCGCAGATAGAACAGCGGTTACGCACAGCAGGATTCTCCTCAAAGGTAAGCGTTAATTTCAGAATTGATAACGAAATCACGAGCTTATGTTATAACGGTAAAAATGTTGTTGTCACACGGAAAAACATCCCCGGTGCGGAAACATTAACTCTTACCCGTTGCGGGGCTGTACGGTTGGTGTTTAACTACACTTCCACAGCGCATGAGTTGTGCAGGTACAGGATTAGTTCGCAAATATACAAGTTTTTATCTATAATATTTCCTTTAGACTTTTATATAGCGTCAAGCGATTTTGTTTAA
- a CDS encoding desulfoferrodoxin family protein, with product MNGFKCTVCGYMSITGTAPDKCPVCGASKDKFVSQTIQRPVDPNNLTEAEKKHTPVIIVEKKCGLLPDSGCTDVHTKIGAITHPMTPEHFIGYILFYVDKEYVGKMSLAPGKTNPAAAIHLKVNTGTVSVVNWCNLHGYWMADAAL from the coding sequence ATGAACGGTTTTAAATGCACGGTATGCGGTTATATGTCAATCACAGGTACAGCGCCGGATAAGTGTCCCGTCTGCGGAGCTAGTAAAGATAAGTTTGTCAGCCAAACAATCCAGCGCCCGGTTGATCCCAATAATTTAACGGAAGCTGAGAAAAAACATACTCCTGTTATCATAGTAGAAAAAAAGTGCGGGCTACTCCCCGATAGCGGGTGTACGGATGTACACACAAAAATCGGTGCGATAACGCATCCAATGACACCTGAACATTTTATAGGGTATATCTTGTTTTATGTGGATAAAGAGTACGTCGGGAAAATGTCGTTAGCTCCCGGGAAAACTAATCCCGCTGCGGCAATTCATTTAAAAGTTAATACCGGAACAGTCTCCGTGGTTAACTGGTGTAACCTCCACGGGTACTGGATGGCTGACGCTGCGTTATAA
- a CDS encoding glycoside hydrolase domain-containing protein: MMLRNVKPLLVLVTVLSALLISGLTQTLHSAYPLNNILAIPMVEGDTKIDGMLDDPQWGKATWITGFVSFNTKNWVNHQTKVKMYYTPEAVYAGIECYEPQISKIVSTVAKRDGHVWENESIELFFTEQSTYQSYYHFVINSSGTVYDETGKGGKTWNAQGLTLAVTRTTYSWITELKLPFNDIGISSTPVPGSYIWCNFARNAVKRKDYTMWAKTDPDYHQPDQFGQLIFNSTNTCVQVTDVPKPYWGKNVISFTPFPSGFRGRVTQVAGNMAVKTPPTPLITTDYWSEVKYWILSNEVTDIEITIRDEGRNPIYRTWYSVTLSSPAYSVDGIRAELNTVKQYAAKLEKSSPETYEKVMRSLSGLDDEILSIEQRLKDYEELTGELWDTAITRLESIGLQCRKAVLYVNTLSVYPDAKFAVGYEPPMRKVFISSRPVTAEFRDNIKVELAKNESEAFQVVVIPITEKLVNVSVTVSDLLSADKKSVLKPGKDITTGIMGYVHTADPSRHYRVDFVGWWPDPILDFLASASYEKEETGCFWVNIHAGTDTPAGVYKGKLTVNTEGQGSIVLGLEITVWNFELPQQPSLPTAFSYYDSFVKNIYKSSWTKELDFSYRGFILDHRVSPDYLYRRTFMDQEILEYSMPRGMTMCNLKYIYDPKKVFTDEFRQKTKSEYEAMLPVLRRLNAMDRICFYGFDEINKETFPIMKDIFGYLKTIAPEVPTMTTAYDHSFGLETGLDCVDIWVPLTPKYNLDLAEKVRAKGKKVWWYTCIGPKHPYANWFVEYPAIEARLLLGAMSFKYKTDGYLYYAMTRWPNNTHPIESGPYTDWNPASFDTSNGDGSILCPGPKGPLSTIRFENIRDGLEDYEYFYMLRNLYEKAKSKRKLDTKLVAEIEAALAVDDKVVKTLTDFTHDPETLYAMRRKVAELILKLQK; this comes from the coding sequence ATGATGTTAAGAAATGTAAAACCGTTACTTGTATTGGTAACCGTACTATCCGCACTGTTAATTTCAGGATTAACCCAAACCCTGCACTCCGCGTATCCGCTGAACAATATCCTCGCAATCCCAATGGTTGAAGGTGATACAAAAATTGACGGCATGCTTGATGATCCGCAATGGGGTAAGGCTACGTGGATTACCGGCTTTGTTTCGTTTAATACTAAAAACTGGGTTAACCATCAAACCAAGGTAAAAATGTACTATACGCCGGAAGCGGTATATGCCGGGATTGAGTGTTACGAACCGCAGATAAGTAAAATAGTTTCTACAGTTGCCAAGCGTGACGGACATGTATGGGAGAATGAAAGTATCGAACTATTTTTTACGGAACAATCCACTTACCAGTCTTACTATCATTTCGTTATAAACTCTTCCGGTACGGTATACGATGAGACCGGTAAGGGCGGGAAAACCTGGAATGCACAGGGATTAACCCTTGCAGTTACCCGTACAACCTATTCCTGGATTACAGAACTAAAACTTCCGTTTAACGATATCGGTATATCCTCAACCCCTGTCCCGGGATCGTATATCTGGTGTAACTTCGCAAGAAATGCGGTTAAACGTAAGGATTACACTATGTGGGCAAAAACTGACCCGGACTACCACCAACCGGACCAGTTCGGGCAGTTGATATTTAATAGTACAAACACTTGTGTACAGGTAACCGATGTACCAAAACCTTATTGGGGTAAGAACGTAATTAGTTTTACCCCGTTCCCTTCGGGCTTCCGTGGCCGTGTAACACAGGTAGCGGGTAATATGGCGGTAAAGACACCGCCGACACCATTGATCACTACCGATTATTGGTCAGAGGTTAAGTACTGGATATTATCCAACGAGGTGACGGATATAGAAATTACGATACGTGATGAAGGGCGGAACCCTATATACCGTACTTGGTATTCCGTGACACTTTCCTCCCCGGCTTACAGTGTTGACGGTATCCGTGCGGAACTAAATACCGTAAAACAATACGCTGCTAAACTTGAGAAATCCTCTCCTGAGACGTACGAAAAAGTTATGAGGTCACTCTCTGGCCTTGACGATGAAATACTGTCAATTGAACAGCGGTTGAAGGATTATGAGGAACTTACGGGTGAACTCTGGGATACCGCAATCACCCGGCTTGAATCTATTGGGTTACAGTGCAGGAAAGCGGTGTTGTATGTCAACACCTTATCCGTGTATCCCGACGCGAAGTTCGCTGTGGGGTACGAACCGCCAATGCGGAAAGTGTTTATCTCAAGCCGGCCGGTAACTGCGGAATTCCGTGATAATATCAAAGTGGAACTTGCAAAAAATGAATCTGAAGCGTTCCAGGTAGTAGTGATACCGATTACTGAAAAACTGGTTAACGTGTCCGTGACAGTATCCGATTTATTGAGTGCAGACAAAAAAAGTGTGCTTAAGCCCGGGAAAGATATCACTACCGGCATTATGGGGTACGTACACACAGCGGATCCGTCACGGCATTACAGAGTGGACTTCGTGGGGTGGTGGCCGGATCCTATCCTCGACTTTCTGGCCTCAGCGAGTTATGAAAAAGAAGAAACCGGTTGTTTCTGGGTCAACATTCACGCGGGGACGGATACCCCGGCTGGTGTTTACAAAGGCAAACTCACGGTTAATACCGAAGGGCAGGGCAGTATTGTTCTCGGACTGGAAATAACCGTCTGGAATTTTGAGTTACCCCAGCAGCCGTCGTTACCCACGGCGTTCAGTTATTACGATAGTTTCGTTAAAAACATATACAAAAGTTCGTGGACTAAAGAACTAGACTTTTCCTACCGCGGGTTTATCCTTGACCACCGCGTGAGCCCGGACTATTTATACCGCAGAACTTTTATGGATCAGGAAATTCTGGAATACTCTATGCCCCGCGGGATGACAATGTGTAACCTGAAATATATTTATGATCCCAAAAAAGTTTTTACTGACGAATTCAGGCAAAAAACTAAATCGGAGTATGAAGCAATGCTACCGGTTCTCCGCCGTCTAAACGCTATGGACCGCATATGTTTCTACGGGTTTGACGAGATTAATAAAGAAACATTTCCTATTATGAAAGACATTTTTGGGTACCTCAAAACTATTGCCCCGGAAGTACCGACCATGACAACTGCGTATGACCATTCATTTGGGCTGGAAACCGGGCTTGACTGCGTGGATATCTGGGTACCGCTGACACCGAAGTATAACCTTGACCTTGCGGAAAAGGTTAGGGCAAAAGGTAAGAAAGTGTGGTGGTACACGTGTATAGGGCCGAAACATCCCTATGCCAACTGGTTTGTGGAATACCCCGCGATTGAAGCACGGCTCTTACTTGGTGCGATGTCGTTTAAGTACAAAACTGACGGATATCTATACTATGCGATGACACGGTGGCCGAATAATACGCACCCGATTGAATCCGGGCCGTATACCGACTGGAACCCCGCAAGTTTTGATACCTCAAACGGTGACGGCAGTATTCTTTGCCCCGGTCCTAAGGGGCCGTTATCGACGATACGGTTTGAAAATATACGTGACGGCCTTGAGGATTATGAGTATTTTTATATGTTAAGAAACTTGTATGAAAAAGCTAAGTCTAAACGTAAACTTGACACTAAACTCGTAGCGGAGATCGAAGCTGCACTCGCGGTGGATGATAAAGTTGTGAAAACGTTGACGGACTTTACGCATGATCCGGAAACATTATACGCAATGCGGCGGAAGGTCGCGGAGCTTATACTGAAATTGCAAAAATAA